In Phaseolus vulgaris cultivar G19833 chromosome 3, P. vulgaris v2.0, whole genome shotgun sequence, the sequence TTGTTTGgtagtttttttttaccttttggaTTGCTCAATTCATAATGTTCCTGGATTATGCAAGGTGGATGTTTATATagtgttttagaaaacatttcATATGTTATAGAAAGTTTATTtcgaaaaggaaaaatattgagaatttttaaagttttatacaATTTTTGATGTGATgagtttagaaataaatatatatactaaaagataaatttgaaattaaataaaatgaaaaaatattaaaataataatattaagagttgtaatgtgattgtataaaaaaaataattgttaatgtATATCCCAAAGAAAGTTTGTTCTAGAAAGCTTATTTAAAAAATGGGAAATTTTTGAAATAGGTAATCCAAATGGTCATCATAAAAACTACGAGATTCAAGTAGTAATTATGGGGTGTAAAAAGCAAAGCCTTGTTTTCTATAATTCTTGTAATTAAATACTTTTTAgtgattaatttttaaaagactacCTTATTAGTGTTTGGGTCTGTCTCATATTATATAAAACTTTTGGTAgattctttactcaaaatattgctcattttaaaatttgaatcttCTTAACTTCTTAATAATCAAAACTTGGGATTTCTCTATAATGTTAATCAAGATAAATTGAAGTTTCTTTCTCTTTTATCTTTCCACATTTTTTTTACCAACCCTTGcatttcttttttctattttcttagtCATTACACTTTGGCCTGGAAAAGGATTCCAATCCAGTAGACAACACATACTATAGACAGATGATTGGATTCCTCCTCCATCTTAGACTTTATATCATATACAAAGTGTGCTTAACAGTCTTTTTTTCAATCTAAACTAAGGgaagttaatttaaatattctagaacatgtatttaaatatttgaaaagttgGTTTATGCTTTAAAGAAAGAGGAAGTTTCAAATTGTAGGGATAGTGTGATATAGATATATAGGTGAAAAAATGGAGAGGTAATTTAATATAGCAGATGAGAAAAAAACAAGGAACAATTGTCCTATTCAATAAGAGATCATGTACAACATAGAACTGTGAAATTATGTTTTGTGCCAACATAGGATTAGCTACGGATATCATGTTATATAATTGAATACTAacactatattaattatttgtagTGTGTTATTATAAATGAAACATGGTATAAAATTATtatctatattattaatatttatttatttataaaattgtttatgttttaaattttaagctAAACATGGAAGACTTGctattaaaaacaataatatattcttttatcttctttctatattaaaatttataatttgtttatgaATATAATGATTGActttaagttatatatatatatatatatatatatatatatatatatatatatatatatatatatatattaaaatcataattataaatGTATTACAACTTTACCTAATGTTTATTACTATTTTACCTAAtgtttatattttgatatggtgTAGTTATTTATGCAtacaataacttttttttagaattaaattataaattatgtattaaacacttaatacacaaatatacaaattttgttttatgacAAGATTGAATAATACATAATATAACTATAAtatcttttttactttttttataaattttatttcataccttaaatcaattatatcttataattatatttaacaaaaataaattttaaagttatatCTCAAAAATTATGATATAAGTTAAAACAGTTATTATTTTACAATAACATCTTTCAAACTTAAAAGTCATAttactataatttttaattattttttaatacaaaaattttGTACAACATTGTACAAATATTGAACTTTCAATCAGATTCTaacataattacaaaaattaaaaacatatctCACCATAAAAATTgatctatttcttttttttaaggaTTGAAACCTTTTAATAAGACaaatttcactacaagaaaatcactaaataacaattaaatttagagacaagaaataattaatcactatattgactaaattaaatactattttagagactaaaaaatgagtggtatctaaagtagtttttattattaataaaaaattataaaatcatttctaaattggtattaaACACTTAATATACACTCATATTTTTGCTATGTAaacctactctagcttattcttctatttggaccctaaagtgagcccaatttatttacaaacattttgtcttgtaagaagaccagaagaaagaacatctaACGCTCTGGTTTATGTCCAATTCTTCTTCTGCAGAGGTCCTTTCGACATTTGGTGGGGTCTTGTCTTGGATGCTGAGATGACTTATCAAAGTGTAAAGTGTCTCTTGTGttcttggtcatcttcttggctaTTTGAGTTGTATCACACTATATGTCTTCATagaaaaaactgttttttaatcTGTCAAgcaagattttattttataaaccaaTAAAACACTTTCAAATAACCTATTATATGGTAAGATTAAAACAATTCTAATTCTAGATTGTTTATTGATAGCTTGATTTTAGTATGAAACAGTCAAAGATCAAAGacacttttcaatttttaagtttgataaatttctttttagaatCTTGATAACAGGAGATAGTAAAGATTAATAATACAGTGAAACAACAGATTTAATTCCAAAGCAACAGATTCTATTTATATCAGTTTTGCAGTTTTAAAAAACAGTGATTATGAGAGAAGAATAACATACAGggatttatactagttcactcaatgctgagctacatccagtctcatcTTACACTAAGATGGAATCCACTAATTCACAACAATcttttacaaagattctaaaagatcggttcttgaacccttcaagaaccaAAAAGATaagctgaaaaacactatttcagcaaATTCCTACTTCAAGAAACTCTATCTAAAAGCATATTAACACACCTttacaaagaaaataatttaaggaAAGAATACACCTTATATGCAGACTAAGAGATTCAAATCGGATCTTCACAGCTGCAGCACCTTTATGAAACTTCTAATCTCAAGCCAATGTGAAAATAGCACAAGAACTTCAaaaaattttgagaaaaatattCCAAAAACTAAACTCTCTTTGAGAACCTCTCAAAAATTCTTTGAAAGCAGTAAGCAAATTGTATTGCAAGGGATGATTTGCATTGAAACGGAGTCATCCTTTTATAGGATTCAAATCATAACAAttttgttaaaacagtttttaaagTTGTTAAAAAACAGTTgattaaaagctgaaaaaacatattatatttttgaaatactCTTGGTGGAAACATAACCAACTTTTGTGTAGTTGAAAATTGTGGGAACAAAATGATTTTTgataaaacaaaacattttggTATAGTAAGATTTAAATCAATtgtttcacaaaaaaaaaaaacaaattgaaaaacaCGTGCAGTCCAGAAAAACAGTTTGTAAAAGCTTtaacacatttttaaaaaaatagctATAAAAACACTTGTGCTTCGGATCATCACCATGGCTATGATATATGGAGTTAGATCAAGATATACTAGACACTTTAAACAATTCTATTTTAACTAAGACTACAAAATGCACTCCATATGACAACATCCATACTCATACTTCTTCAAgattattttcttcatcaaacacttctTCATCATTTATAAAAGTTGAGTATGATCTTCAAGAtctccataaaaaaaaaaaaagataagtaAAACTCTCCAATGGTGCTTTAGAGGTTCCCCTACATGGACATAATGTTTCCTCCTTCTTTAGCAAAGTTAAGTATAATCTATAAGATGTATTTCTTCCCTACTTAGGTtgagtatttatttatttttgtatagtATTGCTAACTTGCATTATAGTTTTCTATCTTTAAGCCTCAAGTACAAGCTTTTGTTCTTTGGAGTGAGAATGATCATTTGAGAACTACTTTGGATGTTACTAATGTTATTCTTGAACCAAGTCTTTAAGCATGTGACAACCATTCATGAAGTTAGTCAATGGAGAGTGACGACTACATTCTAGCTCAATCATAGATGAAAGCCTTTCTTGCCAACAACATCGTTTGCGTCAATGGTCTTGTCCTCTAACGATGAAGAGATGGAAGAGATTCACTAAATATATCAATTTGGTCTGACCACCCTTTTATCATTGTTGCTTTTAAAAAGGGGAGAAGTGGTGGTGTTCAAGCGAGAAATGGTGATTTAGGGAGAGTACAGGTTAATGGGGAGTTTTAGCTCAAAAGAATATACACAAACATAGGAGCATTTCAAGTTGATAAGTTGTACGTTTTTATTTTGCTATGAAAATGTAACATGCTATGTtatattgtttgattttatgatTAAAGTTTTGTATTCATTTTCAACCACACTATAATATGTACTTACTCGATTAAGGATTATATCTTGCAGATAtgatttaaataatgaaaactACAATATTTGAGAAACCGTAAACACATGTTTTATGATATATTATCTGCAAGTTTGTTggtgtttaaaatatatttgtgaAAACTTAATCTACAATTATCTCCTTATAAAAACCTCCAgtttaaactttatatttttaagcAACATAAAAAAAGGGGAAGATTGTTAGAGAAAAAACCAATGGtcccacattttttttattaagtgttTGTCACAACAAAGTGTAAAACATGAAGATACTTTGATGATGAATTACGAAAAATAACAGATCATGTAAGACACAAGTGCTTTGTCTGACAAACaatatacaaaaatttataGTATTTACTTCATCTAACAAACTAAGCTTATATTGTACTTAACAAAAATATTCTTGATACTTATTGTTATAAGATATATCTTCATCTTCTATCTATCTAGATCATCCTCCAAACCATAATTCTACGTCAAAATCTCTTGGAAAACcaatattctaaattattttttcaatactTAATTATCAAATCATAAATTAATAGGATTCTAAGATTCTAAAGCATTGTTTACAGCAACAAAAATAATGACATTTTAGTGAgcacaaattaaattaattaatttaatattttgagaACCAGGAAGCCACATAtcatacaataaaattataagaacaaATATTACTCTTGAATCCAGAAATCAATCTAAAAGAACCCAAGTTTACATCAATTAAAATTCCTACATAATAAATGAATACATAATAGTTGATATTGCAACACTTTAAAGCAATCCATGTACACAACACTCATTTTTTATGTTCTTAATCCTCCAATCGCATACAACAAAATCGTGTTCAGGCTTAGAAATTATCTATCATCCACaatttttataaacattaaaGCGCAAGACATTTCTCACTCTCACACACTAGAAACTAAATAAAcgtgaaaaagaagaaaatataacaTCTAGTAAACGAGTGACACGTGATTCTACTTTTGAATATCAACTTCAACCCATTGCAAacattttgttttctctttaatcacctaactttattttatttttataaaacacattttattttaaatctacTCAAATAATTTAATGAAGTCAAATAACCATATTATATtactattaattttattttagaaagaaGATCTCACATTTCACTCAAGaacttttaataaatataaggttatatatatatttttatctttgtatTATAACacgaaattattttttgttattgatTCAAACTTTAGACCACCTAaatttttgtaatataaaaatattaaaatcgattttgtaaaattaatttaatttgagaTTCTAGTTGGAACTAGTTATAGGAAACAAAAGTATGAAATCAAAATAAcaacaaattttagaaaaaattaataattttcttaaaaaataaaaataaaatccatTCTAATATTTTCACactataaacatatatatatatatataattgattgaAAGATGCATATCTATCTTGCTTAATCTTGTATTATTGACAATGAGCTATAAGTAATGAATTAAGCAACCTTTTTAAATGAAAGATAATTTACATTGACTCATAtctcaatttttattataaattaaaattattttggagAGTGACGTTCTCACTCTCTTACAAAGAAAATATTCAACCATCTTTCGTAATTATAACACATTTTCTCAACATGTAGTAGAAAAAAACATCTCTCTACAATAATTTCATTgtacttagttttttttttatcttcatttttttacttaattatcttttttgttttattctgaaatttaattttatatcatgatttaatttattgcaaatttaaaacattcatcttgttaaaattttagttatatataaaaacGATATTTATCGCATTGTAGAaactaaatatcaatttattttaatatttgtagaTTTGctattaaaaacttaaaaaaccaaaataaattagatTAAACCGAATTAATTTTGGTTAACAATAAAAGTGAAGTAGTTCAATTGAATAACATTTCCATCAAAATATATACTTCTTCGTCCTACAGAAAATATCATACtctttttccaaaaatataattaaatttattactaatatttattaaaaattaaaatgacatttGTTTGAGATATTAATTAAAAGGTTTTTTTatcatgatggggttattttttttgtttttttaccaaaatggggtccgtttaaaaaaaattacaaatttaggcaagtcatgcccattcggcacgacttcatatgcagaagtcgtcccaattaaGCACGACTTttgtcatgtcatactgaagtcgtaccaacttgacacgacttctgtcctgtcatactgaagtcgtgccaacttgacacgacttctgccacgtcataattttttattttttttagtaagttatgtaatgttaaaaattaatttgatacataattttctaaaagtgttagttttaaggaacaaaaaattggataattgtgtatggatcatgtttgacagtaatgtaatacaataacttgattatttgattaattaaaaaatgaagaaaattattattgaatttggaaataaatacataaatgaaaatttattgtatttggaaaataaatagagaattattgttgtgaatttgcaaaataaatagcttgagaagtaatgattttaaagaacacgtaatgatgagaacaaattaattagaactaaacaaattagtaagatccattacaagatataaaataaaactataaagttgaactagaagtaaattatttatttattcattcaattcaaacatgatccatacacaattatccaattttttgttccttaaaactaacactcttagaaaattatgtatcaaattaatttttaacattacataacttactacccaatatataaacaataaaattaaaaaattatgacgtggcagaagtcgtgccaagttgacacgacttcagtatgacagggcagaagttgtgccaagttggcacgacttcaatatgacagggcagaagtcgtgcctaattgagacgacttctgcatatgaagtcgtgccgaattggcacgacttgtctaaatttgtaattttttttaaacggactccattttgataaaaataaaaataaaaataactctatcatggtcaaaaaaacctaattaaaacggtaattaataatatattaaaaacaaaaatgtgtATTTGACAATCATGTTTCCCTCTacgtttttaataaatattaatattttaattatttataaaaatttagaatttttttaattttaaaacattttgtatttgcttgtatttttattaaaaagattttaaatattaatatttattgtgaaTATAAGATGTATGTGTTTTTGGGGAGAATCAAGTACAAGTAGTTGTCACTATTGAAAATTTCCTGAATCTCTCCAACTTTGAGGGAATACCCTGCACTCAGTTTCCACCTTCATTCCATGCAACTCTTGAGAAACCCAAAACCATGTTTTTCACTGTTCCACCATCTTCTCAGACTCAATTCCTCTTGCCCTTCCAATCATTtgtcaactgtttccaccacagaCCCAACAACCACAACCTCAACAACACCAACCACATCAAGATCTGTTCTTATCGATGCGGGCTCTTCTAACCGCAAACCCATTAGTCTGTGGCCGGGGTTGTTCCATTCCCCTGCCATATACGCTCTCTGGGAAGCCAGATCCTCCACTTTGGAAAAATCCAATGGCCCCTCTCTTCCCAAAGCCCCCTCCCAAAGCAGAACCACCATCTTCTACAACTTCTCCTCTGATCACATGCTTCGTGAGCAGTACCGGAACCCCTGGAATCACATCAGGATGGGCAAGCTCGTCGAGGACTTTGATGCTCTCGCTGGTACCGTTGCATTCAAGGTCCACTTCTTTTTCCAATTttacttctggattatgtaatttgctGGATTCAAAATCTTGGGTTTTGCTCATTTTGATCAAcagtttcaagtttttttttaattacttgtttCTTCTGAAAAAGAAACTCCTCTTAGTTGTTAACATTTTACATTAAAGAGAAAAattgaaatagttttttataaattaaaattaatttatacttgTGAAAGTTGgttaatgtaatatattttctctaaatttgttgtacataaaatgaatttaactaagggttttttcttttcttttctttataagTGCTTGTAGAAATTTGTCTAAATATAGCTATACTTTCTGGTTGTGTATGTAACAGAACTgtctatgaaaaaaataatatcttgaCCGTGAAAGCATTTCAGTAATAAACACTTGTGCAgaaccaaaaataaataaaccttTACTGTAAGGGAAAAGTAAATaatgtttgatgaagaaattgACCGTGATGGATGTGTTGAAATATTCATCAGTTGATGTTTTCATTCAGAAGTGTGTGGCTAACAATACTTGGGGAGATTCTTTGTATTTATTGGTTTTGGTTATTGAAGTTTATTCCCTCCCTTCTTGAGCAGCACTGTTCTAATGAAGATGGCACTGCAAGGCCCCTTCTACTGGTAACTGCTTCTGTTGATAAGATGGTTCTAAAGAAGCTGATCCATATTGATGCTGATTTAACCATTGTTGGTGCTGTTACATGGGTTGGCCGGTCATCCATGGAGATTCAACTGGAACTGATTCAGTCCGCACAAGGTACTATAGGATGAATGCAAGTTGACTCTGCTTTCTTTGGCCGTTGTTTTATGAGATTATGGTTTATTTTTTAACTACAATAGTGAGTGGTTAGAAGTAGACAGATAACATGTTCCTATATACATAATAAGAATCTGAGAAACTTGATTAGGGAACACGTCTTAGAGATGAAACAGAGTAAAGGGTCTATCTATTCATGTGAAATTCGGTTAGGATTGAATTAGATGATGATCTGAGACAAGAGAATACAACATCTATTTATAGAGAAAAGGTAGCGAGGGCTATGTGCTTGTAGCTGGCTAACCACCTAGGTACTAACTGAAACTCTAATACAACAATTTACTTACATCAATTATAAAGTTGCAACAACCATTAGCTTTATAGGTTCTATTAATACATGTGTTGTGTGTCATGCATGAATTTTGCTCAATTTTCTTTCCGTTGTGTGTTCATGTTCATTTTCATTTAATGCTGCATGTTATCAAAGTGCGGTACTGTCAGAAAGCCAATGTAAGAACCACAGCCCCATCATTTGAGTGTGCAGTTCTAGTAAATAGATAATCTGGAACTTATCAAAGTTTGGTTATAATTATTTTGTCCAAATTTGTGGTGCAAAGGGTGAAGGTTTAcatatttgtttgtgttaaatCCCTTATCCTAGTATGCTGTTTTGCGTGAACATTTACATGCTGCTGTAAATAACATGAAAACGTTCGGAATGATGGAAGTAAAATTCCAGTGATGGAGTGATCAGGGGATGAGCATTTTCATATATTACTGGattacttttcttttctcttaatATAGTTTAATGCACTAGTAGGTGCTTGTATTGTatcaaaacaacaaacaaatattGATTAGAAGCCTGTTTATTATGTTCTAGTTTTATAAGCTCAAATTATATCTTTGTAATGTTATGTCTTTCAATCCACTGCCAATCCTGCATGGCATTCGTTATTAGCTTACCTGACACAGAAAATTGGTAACAGGGAATCCCAATATATCAAACTCACCTGCACTTGTAGCCAAGTTTACATTTGTTGCTCGTGACTCTGCCACTGGAAAAGCTGCCCCAATTAACCAGATCTCACCTGAAAGTGAGCAAGAAAGACTGCTCTGGGAAGAAGCAGAAGAAAGGAACCagataagaaaaagaaagaatcaAGAACAGAAACATGGAGAGTGTGAAGACACTTCTAGGCTCAAAGCACTATTAGCTGAAGCGCGTATTTTCTGTGACATGCCAGCATTGGCTAACAGAGATAGCATCCTGATGAAGGATACTTGCCTACAAAACTCTTTTATCTGCCAGCCACAGCAAAGAAACATCCATGGTCGTATCTTTGGGGGATTCTTGATGAGAAGAGCGTTTGAACTTGCCTTTTCAACTGCTTATGCCTTTGCTGGTGCTGCTCCTCATTTCTTAGAAGTTGATCATGTTGATTTTTTGAAACCAGTAAGTACCCATCAAGGACAATACTATTTCTTCTAAATATACAATGATGTTATAATCAGTAGTGATCTATGGTTGTGATTTTCATGTGATCATCACTTTGGAACATGGGCTGGGTAGAAAAAATATTGgtaaattttatattcaataGAAAAGACATTGAGCTGAAACAAGTTGATGTTGCAGGTGGACGTTGGAAATTTTCTTCGTCTCAAATCTTGTGTTCTATATACGGAACTTGACAACCTAGCTGAACCCCTTGTGAATGTGGAGGTTATTGCACATGTGACAAAGCCTGAGGACCGCTCCAGTGAGGTCAGCACTATAATATAGTATTCTACTTAAAATTTCTGGATGCACATATCACAACTTTCCTTCTGACACAAAATTTAGTAGTGAGAAGATTTCTCAGAAAATTTGTCTTTTATACTTTTGAGAGAGAGCGAAGAGGTCCTACGACTGTTGTGcctagttttattttaaaattaagttgGATAATAATTAATAAGCTAACCTCAGATTATGTATCTATTATCTAATGGAATACAAAAAATGAATGTAGATGTTTGCGTATGTAGCCATTTCACTCCATTTCATGCTTTTCTCCAAACAGGTATCTAACAGATTCTACTTCACATTTGGTGTTGATCCTGAGAGCGTTGAAAATGGGTTAAGGATTCGACATGTTGTTCCCGCTATAGAAGAGGAAGCAAGGAAGGTGCTTGAACGCATTGATGCTGAGAACTTAACTTTGGTTAAAAAAGATGGTAATCTTCAACCGGTAAAGGAGCACACCTAACACAAATATCTGATGAATATCTGTAGAACTTTCTTGAATATGTGATTATGCCAGAAGTTTCGTAGTTGTGGATTGACCAATATATCGAAAATCAATCACAAGCTATATTCGTTGTTGAATTTTGaaggtttttatttttttcattcaagTTTTGGCCAAATATGTACCGCTTTCAACATGGAACAACTACTGTATTAGTAATTTCAACATCTTACTCTCACATTAGTCAATTTACATCAAAATCTGGAAAAATAAATCCAAAATTTgtcattaatttattaatacaGAAACAGACAACCTAGcacaaagaaaataatatcCTTGTTATATAACCTAGGCAATAAAACATATACAGAGCTATATCGGCAGGAAAACAAAGTTGTGATAGCATGAGCTCTTTTTTCATCATGACAGGTAAGGGGTAAAGCTGGGTCTTTAGCACACTCGGTGGTTTTTAGTGAAAATGTCACTTCACAAGATAATACTTGACTGATATTCTAACCCATCACTGACCAAACATGAGCAAACTACATCAACCTGTTACAACTTGGTCCATTTAGATTTAGGAGGTTAATCAGATTCAGAGGAATCGGATAGTTGCTTACCAATAATCTCAGGAAAAAAGGTTTGCATTATAGGATTTGCAGGCATTACAGAATGACGGGAACCAACCAAAGTTCTCTCATTCACTTTACCAACTTCCTTGCAAACACCATCAAGAATAGAAAGGAAATCCCTCACAACCATAAAAATTCTAAATGGATGAGCTTCTTCCTTTGCTGAGTTTCCATGGAAATACTCAGTTATCTCCTTCACTGAAGAGAGGCCATTTTTCTCTTGGGCCTGGATTGTTGAAATCTCTTGCACTCCCCTTTCCAAGAAACCTTTCATTGCCTCCGAAAACTTTTGGTTAGTTTCTTT encodes:
- the LOC137806529 gene encoding acyl-coenzyme A thioesterase 2, chloroplastic-like — protein: MQLLRNPKPCFSLFHHLLRLNSSCPSNHLSTVSTTDPTTTTSTTPTTSRSVLIDAGSSNRKPISLWPGLFHSPAIYALWEARSSTLEKSNGPSLPKAPSQSRTTIFYNFSSDHMLREQYRNPWNHIRMGKLVEDFDALAGTVAFKHCSNEDGTARPLLLVTASVDKMVLKKLIHIDADLTIVGAVTWVGRSSMEIQLELIQSAQGNPNISNSPALVAKFTFVARDSATGKAAPINQISPESEQERLLWEEAEERNQIRKRKNQEQKHGECEDTSRLKALLAEARIFCDMPALANRDSILMKDTCLQNSFICQPQQRNIHGRIFGGFLMRRAFELAFSTAYAFAGAAPHFLEVDHVDFLKPVDVGNFLRLKSCVLYTELDNLAEPLVNVEVIAHVTKPEDRSSEVSNRFYFTFGVDPESVENGLRIRHVVPAIEEEARKVLERIDAENLTLVKKDGNLQPVKEHT